From the genome of Muricauda sp. SCSIO 64092, one region includes:
- a CDS encoding outer membrane lipoprotein-sorting protein — protein MKLKIVVVFMVMTSISFGQSADEIVKTSDDKLRGTSSYTELTIDIIRPKWSKEMKMKGWTRGSDHSVSVITSPAKEKGTVFLMREKEVWNYLLTLERTIKFPPSMMLQNWMGTDLTNDDLIKQSSLVTDYTKKIIGEEVKEGYPSWKIELTPKPNAAVVWGKIIIWIDKKEYMQMQTDYYDEDLFLVNQMVGSQVKTFDGKLLPSKLTVKPVDKPGQSTVITYNQWKFDMDIPDEYFTTNYMKRIH, from the coding sequence ATGAAATTAAAGATAGTAGTCGTTTTTATGGTGATGACATCCATTTCATTCGGTCAAAGTGCTGATGAAATTGTCAAAACATCCGATGACAAATTAAGGGGAACGTCTTCCTATACGGAACTGACCATTGATATCATTCGGCCAAAATGGTCCAAAGAGATGAAAATGAAGGGATGGACCAGGGGCTCGGACCATTCCGTTTCCGTTATAACAAGTCCAGCAAAGGAAAAGGGTACCGTATTTCTAATGCGGGAAAAGGAGGTTTGGAATTATCTTCTTACCCTGGAAAGGACCATAAAGTTTCCGCCCTCCATGATGCTGCAAAATTGGATGGGAACGGACCTGACCAATGATGATTTGATCAAACAATCTTCCTTGGTAACCGATTACACCAAAAAAATCATTGGTGAAGAAGTGAAGGAAGGTTACCCCTCTTGGAAAATTGAACTGACCCCAAAACCCAATGCCGCCGTTGTTTGGGGAAAGATTATCATCTGGATCGACAAAAAAGAGTACATGCAGATGCAAACGGATTATTATGACGAGGATCTTTTTTTAGTGAACCAAATGGTAGGATCCCAGGTCAAGACGTTTGATGGTAAGCTACTCCCTTCAAAACTGACCGTTAAGCCCGTGGACAAACCGGGGCAATCTACCGTGATTACATATAACCAGTGGAAGTTTGATATGGACATCCCTGATGAATACTTCACCACAAATTACATGAAGCGTATCCACTAA
- a CDS encoding chaperone NapD, with the protein MPIKSYLVHPREGRKTKLSSMLSEMEHCEVVAAENEELLILVTETDTKTEEERLKEKLERIKEIKLMAMVSGFDTPKTE; encoded by the coding sequence ATGCCAATCAAAAGTTATCTGGTACATCCACGGGAAGGAAGAAAAACGAAATTGTCGAGCATGCTTTCAGAAATGGAACACTGCGAGGTGGTTGCTGCCGAAAATGAAGAATTACTGATTTTGGTAACGGAAACTGACACCAAAACAGAAGAAGAACGATTAAAGGAAAAACTGGAACGGATAAAAGAAATCAAGCTTATGGCCATGGTTTCCGGTTTTGATACCCCAAAAACAGAATAG
- a CDS encoding TetR/AcrR family transcriptional regulator has translation MSPRTEEQLAAHRKAKREHIVSEALNLFATRGYFNTSISDIAKEVKMSKGLLYSYFENKEELLNAAIDFVLKEATDLNLSEDRLKDLNPEEIIREVIEGFFTVLEEKKELWGLIVSLAIHVASIPSVHQTISTIYKDLAQQLQELFIAMGHPDPENEAFKLGALIDGIGIQYMVFGDSYPLKKIKENIINGYMNQKSEEQ, from the coding sequence ATGAGTCCACGAACAGAAGAGCAATTAGCTGCACATAGAAAGGCAAAGCGGGAACATATTGTTTCCGAAGCATTGAACTTATTTGCCACAAGAGGTTATTTCAATACCTCAATAAGTGATATTGCCAAGGAAGTAAAGATGTCTAAAGGCCTTCTTTACAGCTATTTTGAAAACAAGGAGGAATTACTGAACGCAGCCATTGACTTTGTCTTGAAAGAGGCCACGGATCTCAACTTATCCGAAGATCGATTAAAAGACCTTAATCCTGAAGAAATTATCAGGGAAGTGATTGAGGGATTCTTTACCGTGCTGGAAGAAAAGAAGGAATTGTGGGGCCTAATCGTTTCCCTGGCCATACATGTGGCATCCATTCCGTCCGTTCATCAAACCATTTCCACTATCTACAAAGATCTGGCCCAGCAACTACAGGAACTTTTCATTGCGATGGGTCATCCGGATCCGGAAAATGAAGCTTTCAAACTTGGGGCATTGATTGATGGGATAGGCATTCAATACATGGTTTTTGGTGACAGTTATCCCCTGAAAAAAATCAAGGAAAACATTATTAATGGTTATATGAACCAAAAAAGTGAAGAGCAATGA
- a CDS encoding cytochrome c3 family protein gives MQRRFLVFILVCCFVSCKHKETEYHSLEEKIEEESKTYHDPGISSVDFIGDFHTIEITEGNHTFLIPERKSQIKSFACTECHSKPLNQMQRGAEVQQAHWDIKISHANENAMNCATCHNGQNMNELNSLTGHSIDFNQSYLMCAQCHSSQFKDWKGGAHGKNLGGWAKPRTAMTCVNCHNPHEPQIASKWPVRFNSQMEEERK, from the coding sequence GTGCAAAGAAGATTTCTTGTATTTATTTTGGTTTGCTGTTTTGTTTCATGTAAACACAAGGAAACAGAGTATCATAGCCTAGAAGAAAAAATCGAGGAAGAAAGTAAAACGTATCATGACCCAGGCATTTCATCGGTAGACTTTATTGGTGATTTCCATACCATAGAAATTACGGAGGGAAATCATACATTTCTAATACCCGAACGAAAAAGCCAGATAAAGTCCTTTGCCTGTACAGAATGTCACTCCAAACCATTGAATCAAATGCAAAGGGGAGCTGAGGTCCAACAAGCACATTGGGACATCAAAATCTCCCATGCCAATGAAAATGCAATGAACTGTGCAACCTGTCATAACGGGCAAAACATGAATGAGCTAAATAGTTTAACGGGCCATAGCATCGACTTTAATCAAAGTTACCTGATGTGTGCCCAGTGCCATAGTTCCCAGTTCAAGGATTGGAAAGGCGGTGCCCATGGAAAGAACCTCGGCGGTTGGGCCAAACCTAGAACAGCGATGACCTGTGTAAATTGCCACAATCCACATGAGCCACAAATTGCGTCCAAATGGCCAGTAAGATTCAATTCCCAAATGGAAGAAGAAAGAAAATAG
- a CDS encoding molybdopterin-dependent oxidoreductase — MYRSAPTNRREFIKKMAVLSAMTAAASMFPGIVFAEEQEKGIPANANLDWKRAPCRFCGVGCGVLIGTENGRAIAVKGDPKSPVNKGLCCVKGYHSIMAMYGSDRLTQPLVKRNGRYEKTTMKEALDLVAAKMQETIKDYGKDAVSIYGSGQWTIQDGYVASKFFKGCIGTNNVEANARLCMATAVTGFLSSFGLDEPMGCYEDIDHADTFVLWGNNMAEMHPVLFSRLLDQRLKRGVKIIDFATRTTRTSMAADKSIIFNPQTDLAVANAICHEIINNGWMNKAFVDEHCNFSKGLTNMGYGLEDNYTFTDKPQAITFEEYKTFLTEYTPEKVSKLSGVSVKDIKYLASHFGDPNKKVMSLWCMGMNQHSRGTWINNLVYNIHLLTGKISSPGNSPFSLTGQPSACGTVREVGTLTHKLPHGTVSNTKDREFAAKIWGVPAENIDPKPTYHTVEMFRALDRGDIRFMWIQVTNPMVTMPKLKRYRDGAKKEGRFIVVSDVYPTPTTDIADVILPSAMWVEREGMYGNSERRTQYFEQMLEPPGEAMSDTKQLLEVAKRMGFEKQFYYKDETHIAEIYNEYRRHHEGKKHNLAPLEVLKSQSGAIWPYVDGKETKWRYNATYDPACSNGKDFHFYGKKDGKAVIWQRPYEPAAEEPDKEYPFWLGTGRVVEHWHTGSMTRRIPVLHQAMPHAYVELHPKDADRMQIKTGDRVRLTTRRGEIILPASVNERGVPAPMQVFVPFFDERMLINDITLDSFCPISKEPDYKKCAVRVEKV, encoded by the coding sequence ATGTATAGATCTGCACCTACCAATAGGAGGGAGTTCATAAAGAAAATGGCCGTACTGTCGGCCATGACAGCGGCGGCAAGCATGTTTCCCGGTATCGTGTTCGCCGAAGAACAGGAAAAGGGGATTCCCGCCAACGCCAATTTGGATTGGAAAAGGGCACCATGCCGATTTTGTGGGGTTGGCTGTGGCGTACTTATCGGAACCGAAAATGGGAGGGCGATAGCGGTAAAAGGAGATCCTAAATCGCCCGTGAACAAAGGATTGTGCTGCGTTAAAGGTTATCATTCCATCATGGCAATGTACGGCTCGGATAGATTGACCCAACCCTTGGTTAAGAGGAACGGGAGATACGAAAAGACCACAATGAAAGAAGCCCTTGACCTGGTGGCCGCAAAAATGCAGGAAACAATCAAGGATTACGGCAAGGACGCAGTTTCCATTTATGGATCGGGTCAATGGACCATACAAGATGGTTATGTTGCTTCAAAATTTTTCAAAGGTTGTATTGGCACCAACAATGTGGAGGCCAATGCCCGTTTGTGCATGGCAACCGCTGTTACTGGGTTCCTTTCTTCCTTTGGATTGGATGAACCCATGGGTTGCTATGAAGACATTGACCATGCGGACACTTTTGTGCTTTGGGGGAACAATATGGCGGAAATGCATCCGGTATTGTTTTCCAGATTGTTGGACCAACGTCTGAAACGCGGTGTGAAAATCATCGATTTTGCCACTCGAACGACTAGAACAAGTATGGCGGCTGACAAATCCATCATCTTTAATCCCCAAACCGATTTGGCAGTGGCGAATGCCATTTGCCATGAGATTATCAACAACGGATGGATGAACAAGGCCTTTGTGGACGAGCATTGCAATTTTAGCAAAGGACTTACCAACATGGGATATGGATTGGAAGACAACTACACGTTCACGGATAAACCGCAAGCCATTACCTTTGAAGAATACAAGACCTTCCTTACGGAGTATACTCCAGAAAAAGTTTCCAAGTTATCAGGGGTTTCCGTAAAAGACATTAAATATCTCGCCTCACATTTTGGTGATCCCAATAAAAAAGTGATGTCGCTTTGGTGTATGGGAATGAACCAACATTCCAGAGGAACCTGGATCAATAATTTGGTTTACAATATCCATTTGCTTACAGGAAAAATTTCAAGTCCCGGCAACAGTCCGTTTTCACTTACAGGACAACCCAGTGCATGTGGAACGGTCAGGGAAGTGGGCACCTTGACCCATAAATTGCCCCACGGTACCGTGTCCAATACAAAAGATCGTGAATTCGCCGCAAAAATTTGGGGGGTACCTGCGGAGAACATTGACCCAAAACCTACCTACCATACCGTTGAAATGTTTCGCGCCTTAGATCGAGGGGATATACGCTTTATGTGGATTCAGGTTACCAATCCAATGGTCACCATGCCCAAACTCAAACGCTATAGGGATGGCGCAAAAAAGGAAGGCCGATTTATTGTGGTTTCTGATGTGTACCCAACTCCCACGACTGATATTGCAGATGTAATCCTACCTTCTGCCATGTGGGTCGAAAGAGAGGGGATGTATGGAAATTCGGAACGTCGCACCCAATATTTTGAACAAATGTTGGAACCGCCGGGTGAAGCAATGAGTGACACAAAACAGTTGCTTGAGGTAGCAAAACGTATGGGCTTTGAAAAACAGTTTTATTATAAGGACGAAACCCACATAGCCGAAATCTATAACGAATACCGTCGGCACCATGAAGGCAAAAAACACAATTTGGCTCCCCTTGAGGTGCTAAAATCGCAATCTGGAGCTATTTGGCCCTATGTAGATGGCAAGGAAACCAAATGGCGATATAATGCAACATATGATCCCGCTTGTTCCAACGGGAAAGATTTCCACTTTTATGGAAAGAAAGATGGAAAAGCGGTCATATGGCAGCGCCCATACGAACCTGCAGCAGAAGAACCGGACAAAGAATATCCATTTTGGTTGGGAACGGGACGGGTCGTGGAACATTGGCATACTGGGTCCATGACACGAAGGATTCCCGTATTGCACCAGGCCATGCCACATGCCTATGTTGAGTTGCACCCAAAAGATGCCGATAGAATGCAAATCAAAACGGGTGACAGGGTTAGATTGACTACGAGAAGGGGCGAAATTATACTTCCAGCTTCGGTCAATGAACGAGGCGTTCCGGCCCCTATGCAAGTTTTTGTCCCCTTTTTTGATGAGCGTATGCTTATTAATGACATCACATTGGATTCATTCTGTCCTATATCCAAAGAACCGGATTATAAAAAATGTGCCGTAAGGGTCGAAAAAGTATAA
- a CDS encoding alpha/beta fold hydrolase translates to MDSKVITTGLGDIEYRSIGRGIPVVFVHGGHSNCKEALCHKGFDLEKFQLIVPSRPGYGRTPLIGNGTPRKSAELIAELLDFLSVEPIVVYGISAGGPTAIALAANYPSRVRKLVLASAVSKKWLEKNERTYKTAHVIFHPKIEKLTWGMVRLFSKLFPRAMARSFYPQFSKNPIGRFEKQAIQELIFALSHYNSGQGFLNDIRHNLNANVIAKVKCPTLVIHSENDNSVPLSHAEHAHEMIADSRLEILKNTWGHLFWIGVDSEESIAKTIKFIDG, encoded by the coding sequence ATGGACAGTAAAGTCATAACCACAGGACTCGGGGACATTGAATACCGCTCAATCGGAAGGGGAATCCCAGTGGTATTTGTACACGGAGGACATTCAAACTGTAAGGAGGCGCTTTGCCATAAAGGTTTCGATTTGGAAAAGTTTCAATTGATTGTCCCATCCCGTCCTGGATACGGAAGAACTCCACTAATTGGTAATGGAACCCCACGGAAATCCGCAGAGCTGATTGCAGAATTACTGGATTTTTTGTCGGTTGAACCGATAGTTGTTTATGGTATTTCCGCAGGCGGACCTACCGCAATTGCGTTGGCCGCCAACTACCCCAGCAGGGTACGTAAATTGGTTTTGGCTTCCGCGGTTTCAAAAAAATGGCTTGAAAAAAATGAGAGGACGTATAAAACGGCACACGTTATATTTCACCCCAAAATTGAAAAATTGACCTGGGGGATGGTACGGCTCTTTTCAAAGCTATTTCCCAGGGCGATGGCCAGAAGCTTTTACCCCCAGTTTTCCAAAAATCCCATTGGAAGATTCGAAAAACAAGCTATTCAAGAATTGATTTTTGCCCTAAGCCATTACAATTCTGGACAGGGCTTTTTAAATGATATCCGCCATAACCTTAACGCTAACGTAATCGCCAAAGTCAAATGCCCCACACTTGTGATCCATAGTGAAAATGACAATTCCGTCCCTTTATCCCATGCCGAACACGCACATGAAATGATTGCCGATTCAAGACTTGAAATCCTTAAAAATACATGGGGGCATCTGTTCTGGATCGGAGTCGATTCCGAGGAATCCATTGCAAAGACGATAAAATTTATTGACGGATAA
- a CDS encoding GNAT family N-acetyltransferase — MIIEEGLKLHVEKRSPSQEEYRSLRGQSDWYTVGNQFEKAAFGKEVHCVVVLDGPNVIGMGRVVGDGAIYFTIQDLMVHPNYNNKTVGRLIMDHIENFFETGASRHAYIGVLATRETRELYKKYGFTERKTKNSEMFKIVIRGNSTH; from the coding sequence ATGATAATTGAAGAAGGTCTAAAATTACACGTGGAAAAGCGTTCCCCGAGCCAGGAAGAGTATCGGTCTTTAAGGGGTCAATCCGATTGGTATACCGTTGGGAATCAATTTGAAAAAGCCGCTTTCGGAAAAGAAGTTCATTGTGTTGTGGTTTTGGATGGTCCCAATGTGATAGGAATGGGAAGGGTAGTTGGTGATGGGGCCATCTATTTTACTATTCAGGACTTGATGGTCCATCCAAACTATAATAACAAAACTGTGGGCAGGCTGATCATGGACCATATCGAAAACTTTTTCGAAACAGGAGCATCACGGCATGCTTATATTGGAGTATTGGCCACAAGGGAAACAAGGGAACTGTACAAAAAATATGGGTTTACCGAACGCAAAACCAAAAATTCCGAAATGTTTAAAATTGTAATACGCGGGAATTCGACGCATTAA
- a CDS encoding nitrate reductase cytochrome c-type subunit, protein MKKRLGILLIFALLFIGFLANWTYSYYKGLEEAYIPIHDTGPLPIIPSEKKVFERSEYALDYLNMPQDENHQRTLATYYSNRAYPGAPPSIPHSVKEKLGMGGNVCLQCHQNGGFVQKFNAYAPVTPHPEMINCKQCHVEQLTDLDFMTTDFYKKPAPKVGVNNAMPGSPPVMPHQLQMRENCLACHAGPAAVKELWVDHPERVNCRQCHVPIEQEIHNVELFVKANTNIK, encoded by the coding sequence ATGAAAAAAAGATTGGGAATCTTACTGATTTTTGCCCTTTTATTCATTGGTTTTTTGGCCAATTGGACATACAGCTATTACAAAGGACTGGAAGAGGCCTATATACCAATTCATGATACTGGGCCGCTTCCCATTATTCCATCTGAAAAAAAGGTTTTCGAGAGATCGGAATATGCGTTGGACTACTTGAATATGCCCCAAGATGAAAACCATCAAAGAACATTGGCAACATACTATAGTAACAGGGCTTATCCCGGAGCCCCGCCAAGCATACCACATTCCGTAAAGGAAAAGTTGGGCATGGGGGGCAACGTTTGTTTACAGTGCCATCAAAATGGGGGGTTTGTTCAGAAATTCAATGCCTATGCTCCGGTTACACCACACCCAGAAATGATCAATTGCAAACAATGTCATGTTGAACAGTTGACCGATTTGGATTTTATGACCACTGATTTTTATAAGAAACCAGCACCTAAGGTGGGCGTAAACAATGCTATGCCGGGAAGTCCACCAGTAATGCCACATCAATTGCAGATGCGTGAAAATTGCCTTGCATGCCATGCTGGACCAGCAGCGGTAAAAGAACTATGGGTAGACCATCCAGAGCGGGTGAACTGCCGGCAGTGCCATGTACCCATAGAACAGGAAATCCATAATGTTGAACTGTTTGTTAAAGCAAATACCAATATCAAATGA
- a CDS encoding ABC transporter ATP-binding protein has product MNVIQTENLTKVYNEGKGNEVRALNGLSLTIAKGEFTAIVGPSGSGKSTLLNIIGGLDQPHSGNVLVNEVDIIGLKENERINFRLQHIGFVFQAYNLIPVLNAKENIGFIMLLQHEPQEAIDKRVAELLKSVGLENQALKRPAEMSGGQQQRIAVARALASRPKFVLADEPTANLDSKSTSDLLDIMEQLNEKEGITFIFSTHDQRVIDRARRVVTLEDGKIIADILQSN; this is encoded by the coding sequence ATGAACGTTATACAAACAGAAAATCTGACAAAGGTCTACAATGAAGGTAAGGGAAATGAAGTACGGGCATTGAATGGTTTGTCCCTGACCATTGCCAAAGGCGAATTTACCGCCATTGTCGGCCCTTCTGGCTCCGGAAAAAGTACGTTGCTCAATATTATCGGTGGTTTGGACCAGCCCCATTCAGGAAATGTACTCGTAAATGAAGTTGACATCATTGGGTTGAAAGAAAATGAACGGATTAATTTTAGATTACAGCATATAGGTTTTGTGTTTCAGGCCTACAATTTAATTCCTGTGCTCAACGCAAAAGAGAATATCGGCTTTATTATGCTTTTGCAACATGAACCACAAGAAGCGATCGATAAACGCGTCGCTGAGTTACTTAAATCGGTGGGCTTGGAAAATCAGGCCTTAAAACGCCCCGCTGAAATGAGCGGGGGCCAGCAACAGCGAATAGCCGTGGCCAGGGCATTGGCATCCCGACCCAAATTCGTTCTGGCAGATGAACCAACGGCCAATTTGGATTCAAAATCCACATCGGACCTTTTGGACATTATGGAACAGCTCAACGAAAAAGAGGGGATCACCTTCATTTTCTCCACACATGATCAAAGGGTCATTGACCGGGCCCGTCGAGTGGTTACCCTGGAAGACGGTAAAATCATAGCAGACATCTTACAATCAAATTGA
- a CDS encoding ABC transporter permease: MILKIAWRNIWRNKKRSVITTASILIAVFLSLMMRSVQLGTYKSMIDNVVGSYTGYIQIHENGYWDKRSIDKAIVMTDSLITKVLNTKGVEALLPRLENYGLLSVGDLTKVIGLSGLNFEQEQKLQDIEAKLVMGTLPQNSKDIILGKGVASYFKAGINDTVVFMGQGYHGMLAADKFRVSGIIDLKNPTLNKATALLSLQDAQDLFSANGIATSLVIDKKNNARLRSVQEAISGKLDDNFEIMNWQEMMPELQQTILADSIGGLLMVGILYMILIFGIFGTVLMMTQERKYEFGVLVSIGMKKGKLMLMVFMETIILSLLGVLAGVLFAYPIMLWKHYDPLVLPGTEAEMMETFGFSAEIPFYIQPDLPLVHASLIFSIALLVSLYPITIIKKLRPLEAMRG; encoded by the coding sequence GTGATTCTAAAAATTGCCTGGCGAAATATTTGGCGAAATAAAAAAAGAAGTGTCATTACGACTGCTTCCATCTTAATTGCCGTATTCCTTTCCCTAATGATGCGTTCTGTACAATTGGGAACTTATAAAAGCATGATAGACAATGTAGTAGGTTCTTATACAGGATATATCCAAATACATGAAAATGGGTACTGGGACAAACGTTCCATCGATAAGGCCATAGTCATGACCGATAGTTTGATCACTAAAGTGTTGAACACAAAAGGTGTAGAGGCCTTGTTGCCCCGATTGGAAAATTATGGATTGCTATCCGTAGGGGATCTCACTAAGGTCATAGGATTAAGCGGATTGAATTTTGAACAAGAGCAAAAGCTACAGGATATTGAGGCAAAGCTGGTAATGGGCACACTTCCCCAAAATTCAAAGGATATCATTTTGGGGAAAGGGGTGGCGTCCTATTTTAAAGCAGGTATAAATGACACCGTTGTGTTCATGGGACAAGGCTACCACGGTATGTTGGCTGCGGATAAATTTCGTGTTTCAGGTATCATAGACCTTAAAAATCCAACATTGAACAAGGCCACGGCATTACTGTCCCTGCAAGATGCCCAGGATCTTTTTAGTGCCAATGGAATAGCCACCAGCCTTGTCATCGATAAGAAAAACAATGCCCGTCTAAGGTCCGTACAAGAGGCTATCTCAGGTAAGTTGGACGACAACTTTGAAATCATGAACTGGCAAGAAATGATGCCCGAACTGCAACAAACCATTTTGGCCGATAGTATAGGTGGATTGTTGATGGTGGGCATCCTTTACATGATTCTCATTTTCGGAATTTTTGGTACGGTGCTCATGATGACCCAAGAGCGAAAATATGAATTTGGCGTGTTGGTCTCCATAGGTATGAAAAAAGGGAAACTCATGCTCATGGTATTTATGGAGACCATCATTTTGTCCCTATTGGGTGTACTGGCCGGCGTGCTTTTCGCCTATCCCATCATGTTATGGAAACATTACGATCCCCTGGTATTACCGGGCACGGAAGCCGAAATGATGGAAACCTTTGGTTTTAGTGCTGAAATCCCTTTTTACATACAGCCCGATCTTCCATTGGTCCATGCATCCCTTATTTTTTCCATTGCCCTGCTCGTATCCCTTTACCCTATTACGATCATCAAAAAACTGAGACCACTTGAAGCCATGAGGGGCTAA
- a CDS encoding ABC transporter permease: MKTLLRIAWRNVWRNKLRSGIVIVSIVLGIWSGLFIMAMTAGLNEQRLKSSIDTFLSHIQIHNAGFLENFDKKDTIAGSKTLFRQMDTMAQVTAYSKRLVLQGMASTAHGNYGVKIMGVFPQEEKNVTDISKRLVQGTYLHQLKRNPIVIGEKLASKLGAKVNSKVVLNFQDSSNNTIATSFRIEGIFKTVNSSFDEGNVFVKYEDLAPLVGLSGNYHEIAILCDNINETVPVKNQITTNNLVESWDELAPELGYAQKTMSNFIYIFMGIILLALTFGIVNTMLMAVLERKREIGMLLSVGMDRRKVFAMIILETLFLALIAAPLGVILSLWTIAYFGTHGIDLSAVGKGLESFGMGSRVHTKLPSVLYLNITLMTLAVTLIAAVVPARRAVKLNPAEAVKAI, from the coding sequence ATGAAAACATTACTACGAATAGCATGGAGGAACGTTTGGAGAAATAAACTCCGAAGCGGTATTGTCATAGTTTCCATAGTTTTAGGCATCTGGTCCGGACTATTTATCATGGCCATGACAGCAGGATTGAACGAACAACGTTTAAAGAGTTCCATCGATACCTTTCTTTCCCATATCCAAATACACAATGCCGGTTTTCTCGAGAATTTTGATAAAAAGGATACCATTGCGGGCAGTAAGACCTTATTTCGGCAAATGGATACCATGGCGCAGGTAACCGCATATTCAAAGCGTTTGGTATTACAAGGAATGGCATCTACGGCCCATGGTAATTATGGCGTGAAAATCATGGGGGTATTTCCACAAGAAGAAAAAAACGTCACGGATATTTCCAAAAGATTGGTACAGGGGACCTACTTGCACCAACTAAAGAGAAATCCAATTGTAATCGGCGAAAAACTGGCCAGTAAGTTAGGGGCAAAAGTCAACTCAAAAGTTGTGCTCAACTTTCAGGATTCCAGTAACAATACCATAGCCACCAGTTTTAGGATAGAAGGCATCTTTAAAACGGTAAATAGCTCATTTGACGAGGGAAACGTATTTGTAAAATATGAGGACCTGGCCCCTTTGGTCGGTTTAAGTGGCAACTACCATGAAATTGCCATTCTGTGCGATAATATCAACGAGACCGTACCGGTCAAAAATCAAATCACCACAAATAATTTGGTAGAAAGTTGGGACGAGCTGGCCCCGGAACTGGGTTATGCCCAAAAGACCATGAGCAACTTCATCTACATCTTTATGGGTATCATTTTGCTGGCCCTGACATTTGGAATTGTCAATACCATGCTCATGGCGGTTTTGGAACGAAAAAGGGAAATAGGGATGTTGCTTTCCGTTGGTATGGACAGGCGAAAAGTATTTGCCATGATCATTCTGGAAACGCTCTTTCTCGCGCTCATAGCAGCACCCCTGGGGGTTATATTGTCCCTTTGGACCATAGCGTATTTTGGTACGCACGGTATTGATCTTTCTGCCGTGGGCAAGGGATTGGAAAGCTTTGGGATGGGTTCCAGGGTACACACAAAACTACCATCCGTGCTGTATTTGAACATCACTTTAATGACCCTTGCCGTGACATTGATAGCAGCCGTGGTTCCGGCAAGAAGGGCGGTGAAACTAAATCCAGCGGAAGCCGTGAAAGCGATTTAA